Below is a genomic region from Roseovarius arcticus.
GATGTGCCCTATGTCATGGCCGAGCCGGGCCGTGGCCTGGTGGCTGAGGCGGGCCATATCGTGGCCGAGGTGCTGCTGGTGTCACGTAAATCGCCCGATGACCTGCACCGCTGGGTGTACTTGGATATCGGCATGTTCTCTGGGCTGGCCGAGACGATGGGCGAGGCGATCCGCTACCGGATCGAGACGCCGCATGACGGCGGCGAAACGGGCGCGTGCATTCTAGCCGGGCCGTCCTGCGACAGTGCCGACATCCTTTATGAGCAGCGCCCTGTTATGCTGCCCGCCGCGCTGGCCTGCGGCGACCGTGTGGTGATCCGCCACTGCGGCGCCTACACCAGCAGTTATTCGTCCGTTGGCTTCAACGGCTTTCCGCCGCTGGATGTCGTAGTGATCTGATACCTGCCGGGTTGCGCGCTGGGTTGCCCTTGGAGGCAGCGTCGGCTTAGGCTGGGCAGGTTCTCATAAGGAGCCTGCCCATGCCGCGCCCTCTTGATATTGCCTGCCTGCAGTTGCGTCCGATGCCTAGTATGGACGCGGCGCTAAGCGAGGTGTTACCGCTGGCGAACGAGGCCGTAACCGGCGGCGCGCAAATGCTATTTCTGCCCGAATATTGCGGCGGCCTCTGCTCGGACGGACCAGCCGTCGCGCCGCCGTCGGCGCCAGAGGGCGACCACCCTTTTCTGGCCGCAATGCAGGCGTTTGCAGCTGAGAAAAACGTTTGGATCAATGTCGGGTCCATCGCAGTGGATGGCCCGGACGGGCGTATCATCAACAGGGGTTTTATGCTGACGCCTCAGGGCGAGATCGCCGGGCGCTACGACAAAATCCACTTGTTCGATATCCAGCTGTCCAAGGATGAGACCTACCGCGAAAGCGACCGGGTCGATCCAGGTAAGTGCGCCGTGATCCACGACACGCCGCTTGCGCGGATAGGCCACACGATTTGCTATGACCTGCGTTTTGCGCACTTATTTCGCAGTCTGGCGCAGGGCGGGGCCGAGATATTGGCCTGTCCAGCGGCCTTTACTGCCAAGACTGGCGCCGCGCATTGGCATGTGCTGACGCGTGCCCGCGCGATCGAAACGACGCGTTTTGTCGTCTCGGCCGCGATGACTGGCCCGATACCGGGCGGGGGCGAGACATATGGCCATTCGCTGATTGTCGACCCGTGGGGCACCGTTCTGGCCGATGGCGGCGAGGGACCGGGCGTGGTGGCGGCACGGATTGATCTGGATATGGTAACCCAAACGGCAGCGCGGATACCCAGCCTGACGAACGACGCAGATTTCGCGCGGGTCTGAGAAAATTCGGAGAATTTTCTGGGCCTCCGGCGGGAGTATTGTCAAGTAAGAAAGTAGTTCTTTATCAGTGCCATAGCAGTAGCATCAGTAATCCGATCTACACTGCAATCTACGTCTCAGGTCTGGGCTAAAAAATGTTTTTTCTGAAACAGCTAATCAGGCTCATAACCTGAAGGTCGCAGGTTCAAATCCTACTCCCGCAACCATCGTTACTTGCCTAACGCCCGTAGCCCTGCTACGGGCGTTGGCATTTGTGCCTATGTCTTTGTCGCAAAACGACAAAATCCCGGCGAGCTCGCCCTGAAGCGAGATCAGATGCCCGTTCGGAGCGTCATCAGCCGGTGTCAGAATGATCTTCTCGATCAGGCTGCGCAACAGTTCCCCTGCTTCCGTTTTGATCCCCGGATCATTCAGACTGGTGACGAGGTCTTCCACTTTCTTGCGGAATAGATCCGCGAGGCCAGGATGGAGGAGGACCGTGTCTTCCTCGGGCAGAGTAGCGAGGGCTCCTTCCAGTTCGGCCTTACGGGCCTCCAGCGCATCCATCTTGGCTTTCATGCTCGCTTGGAACATGCCTTTGGCGATGGCTTCGACGATATTGTCGATCTCGCGGGTGGCGGCACGCAGGTCGTGTTCTGTCTTTACCCGCGCTGCTTTGGCGTCGCATTTTCCTTTACGGGTCTCTTCCTGATAAGTCTCAACAAAGGTTGTGATCATTTCCGGAGTCATCAGCCGTTGGCGCATTCCATTTAAGACCCGCTCTTCGAGATCAATCCGCCTGATGGTTTTACGGTTGTCGCACGTGCCGCGATTGCGGGCTGCTGAGCAGCCCATCCGGTCGGCGCTGATCATAATGTAGCCTGCGCCGCAGTCACTGCATTCCACGGTTCCCGACAGCAGGTAGCGGGGGCGGCGGGCCTTATGAGCCTGCGGGCCGTTGTCTTCGTCGCGCGCGGTGAGGATCTCCTTTCGCGTGGCGCCTTGACGTGCCTTCACCTGGTCCCAGAGATCCTGATGGATGATCTGCAAATCCGGCACGGTCTCGCGGACCCAGGCCTCGGGCGGATTGGGCAGCGCCTGGCGTTTGCCGGTTTGCGGGCATTTCACGAAGCGCTGCCGGTTCCAGATCCGCTCGCCGATATAGAGATCATTGTTCAGGATACCGGTGCCGCGCTTCCAGTTTCCCGAGATCGTCGAGAATGACCATGTTTTGGCGCGCGGGGCAGGGATGCCTTCCTCGTTCAGCGCGGTGACGATGCGGCGAGCACTCTGGCCTGCCGCATAGTCCGAGAAGATCCTCCGGGTGATGTCTGCCTCGACCTCGTTAATCACCAGATCTCCTGTGGTGAAGGTGCCATTGGGCAGCGGGGACCGCAGGATACCATAGCCATAGCTCTTGCCGCCTGCGGATTTGCCGTTCCTGACGCGGCCCTCCAACCCGCGATGGGTTTTCTGCGCCAGGTTCTTGAGGAAAAGCTCGTTCATCATGCCACCAATCCCAATGTGATAATTGGTGATGGTGCCTTCGGCCTTGGTGACAATCTCGACCCCGAGGTACTGCATCCGCTTGTAGAAGCCGGAAATGTGCTCGAGATCACGACTGAGGCGATCGAGAGATTCCGCGACGACCACGTCAATCTTTCCGGACATCGCCGCTTGCATCACCCCCTGAAATCCGGGGCGCATATCGGTGGCACCGCTAATTGCGTCATCGCGGTAGATCTGGACCACGGTGAGATCGAGCGAGCTCGCGAGGGCGGTGCAAACTCGGATCTGGTCGTCGATGGACGCTGCGGTCTGCATGTCCGACGAGAACCGAGCATAGATAACAGTGCGTGTCTTGCGTACGGTTTGCAGCATTTCAATCCCTCCTAATCAGTCTTGCGGAGCGTGTCGCAGTCCTGTGTCAAGTCCGCCTCGCGGGCAGCCTGACGTGCCATAAGTTTTACGAGAGCGATGAGCGCAGGATGGGGGCTGTCGGGCTGGCTGGCAAGTCCGGAAGGCCCGGAAGCATGCGCATCGGGTCGGGCGTCGCCCTGCCGGACGCCCTCCTTTTGCGTATATGTCTTCCGCTTGCGCGCCATGGCGTGCCGTCTCCGTGCGCCGCAAGCTGTTAAAAGCGAGGGCGTTCTTTATGCGTTTCGATGTGAGGTCACTGGGACCGGGCTGGGGATAAGATACCGCAAACCGCATCATCATTTCGCCTCCTAAAACCGTGGTTGGCCGTCAAACCTGTGGAAAACTATGGCAAAAATCCGGAAGACTCGCGATTGGCGAAACTGTCCGCTCGGAAACTTTGAAGGTAGATATTGTCGACCCCGTGAAAACCGCCTCTTGGAGAGGAATTTAGATCAGCTCTCCCACCGGTGAGCAGACAGTACTCCCATCAGTCGGGCCCATACATATTGCTCAGCCCATCCAGCCGCGCCTTTTGATCGGCGTCCCAGTCAGCGCGTAGTCCGGCGACGAAGGCCGCCTCTTTGGCCAATTCCGCCCGTTCGGTCGCCAAGACAGCCTGTACCGCTTCTTTCACCATCTGTGCTAGCCGCCCGATAAAGGGCCCGGCCAACCGTACTCGATCAAGAATGCCTGCGCGCTCATCCTTCCCCTGAGGCGCACCGAAACCCCAGCCGAGTTTTGGTGCGCTCCCCGGATCGCCATTCGACTGAAACACTCCGTCCGCTATCAATTCGATCGCATCTGCAACGGCATCAGCGGTGCGCTCGACATCTGCTGCCGCAGTTTCAGCTGCTTTGACCTCTACCTTCGCAGCCTTCAACTTCGCCTCTTCCTCCTCCCGTTTCCTTTTCGTCGCCTCCAAGATCAGTTCCTCAGCCGCGTTCTGGTCTTTCGCGAACTTGGCGCTGTCCCTGGCTGCCGTCTCCTCTGCCCCTTCGGCCGCAGTCCTATCCTGCAGCTGCTCCAAATCCTTCTGCGCCGCCTGAACTCGCTGCATGACCTCATCTTTTGTCATGACGGCGGCCGAGACCTCTTCCCGCGCTCTGTCTCGAGCCGCTTCTTCTTCGAACTTTTCTACCCTTAGTGCTTGGATCCGCTCGACCTCCATGCCGTGCTCTGTGTTCAAAGCTCGCAGTCGATCCGTTTCCGACTGTAGGCGTTTCATAACCACCGAAACTTTGCCTTCGGCGCGGACGAGCATGGCTTCGGCATCGTTCTTTTCCTGCTCAGCGGCCTCGGCCGCCCCTTTTATCTGCGCCGCCTCTCGGGCCAGCGCATCTCTTTGGCGTGCTGCGACTTCCGTCTCGACCTTCGCCTCGCGCGCGGCTTTTTCCTTGCGCTCGCGCGCCTCCTTGATCGCGCGTTTGCGCGATTTCCGGACCGTGGCTTTGGCCAAGGTCCGCCCTTCCTCGACAATCGTTTCCGCTGTCTGGCTTGCAGCCGCCAATGTCTGCTGTGCTTCCGCCTGTGTCAGCTTTTGCTGTTCTGCTCTCCACTCAGACGGTGGGACATGCCGCCGCTTCGCAGGCACCGGCTCTTCGTTGCGTTTTGCCTCCCGGCGTGCCTCGGCATGGCGCGCACCGCGCGTGATGCCCAGAGCATCAAACCAATCTCCGGCCAGATCCTGGGCATACTCATAGTTGCCCAAGAGGGGGTTCATGGAGGCCTGCAGCAATATCTGCTGCCCGCGATTAACGGTGATCCGCTCGCGCCAGACTGCGATAACGAAATGGATGTGATAGGCCTCCTCATCGGCATGACCGCTGGCATAGCGCAACTGCCCACCCGGGAAGTGCTGCTGCAGAAATGCCAGGGCGGTCCTGCGGAACCTGTCGACCTGTTTTGGGTCCCAATCTGCATGGCCGGTGCCGCCGAACCATTTCTTGTTTACTGTCAGAATACCTTCGCGCAGGGGGCCATGGCTTCTGCACATCCACGGATCGACTAGGCCTTGTTCCTGAATGCCGCGGGCTTCCTTCTTGCGCGACTTGGCCATTTGGGCCGCCACATGCGCGTGAATATTCTGCCGTTTGGCCTGATCAACTTCGGCCAGCAGAGTCTCCTTCCAGCCCTCTTCGCCGAAGAGGTGCTCGTTTAGCGCCGTGCTGCCCGGATCGACATGGGACAGATCCCCTCCTCTGCGGGCGTCATGCATTTGAAAGCGCCCGAGATCATTCGGATAGAGCCCCTGAAACCGCAAGACGATCGGCGTTGATCCGATCGCGGCCGACTGAGGATTGTCAAAATCTGGATGGATGGACATAGTTGCACCGAGGTTATTCTGATGTCCCCAGTCTCGTCGGAACCCGTGAAAATCCATTTATGGAATCGGGTAACGTTTTCGTGATAATTGCTGGACCTCTACTCACTAGTCTTGTTGCAATTCCGGCAAGCCCCGGAACCACAACAAGACCGCTCGCTCAGGGATACCCCGAGACCCTTCTCGGGATCATTCAATGGGCCAAGCCCATCTCACGACCCCTGCGACCAGCAGCTTGCTGGACCCTCCTCCGGCTGTTTGAAATAGTTTTTCTATTACCTTTCCGATTGCCTTTTTTGTTCAGGGTTCATCTGTCTGTTTGCTTTGACTAAGCGCTTGCCATTAAGGCCTCGCCATCACCGTGCGGGCCGTCCTGTTGCAGTTTGAGGTGCATCAGTCTTCCACCATTCCACCGGCCCTGCGGCTTTGAGATGTCCTGAACACACCCGACTGACGAAGCGCTCTAAGCGTCGCGGCTTTCGACCTCCTTCATAGCCCCGACTGTCGACCCGGTGTTGATACCGTCACCTTTCCTCGCGCTTGGTTCCCGCACCCGCGCGAGCCACGCCTCCAGCCGCGCACCCTCAAGGAGCCCGACCTCGAGAAGATCATCCGCCATCCGGGTCAGGAGCAGCTTCCGCGTTTCAAGCATCCGCATCGCGCGAGCCTCGGCGGCCTCGAGGCGGACGCGGATGCGGGCGGCGTTCTGCGGCACGCGCAAGTAAGCGGCCGAGGAGGTATCGAGCCAGACGAGCCCCTCGGCGCCAAGGCCCATGCGGGTGTCGATGCCGGTGGCGGTCTGCGTTGCGTGGGCGAGATCTGACATCGCGTTGCCGCCTGCGCCAGCTGCGGCATTGCCAAGGATCAGGCGCTCCGCCGCACGGCCTGCGAGAGAGTAGGTCAGCTCGGCCTCGAGATCGCCCAGCAGATGCTCGCCGGAGGCATAGGCCATCCAGGCCTGACCTCCCTGAGACGTCAGGACCACGCGCGTGATCTTCCCAAGGCCAAGGCAGGTGCCGACAATCGCATGGCCGCATTCATGCAGCGCGATGCGGCGCTCGCGGGCAGGATTGTGCTCCTCCGCATCGGGACTGAGCGCGGTGAGGACGTCGCGCGCGGCAACCGCGCGGCCGTCATGGCGCGCAACGCTGCGCGCCTGGCGCAGGGCGCCGTCGACATCCGCGGCGCTCTGGCCAGTGGCGGCGCGGGTCAGCCGCGCCATTTCCTCGAGGGCGATATCCGACCCCAGACCATCCCGGAGCATCCGCGCCAGCGCCCGCGCTCCGTCGCACTGCGGGTTACTGCGATCATCGCCATCAGGATGTCGCGCGACAGCGGCTCTAGCTGCAGCGCGCCGGGCAGCGCACGCCGCAGATCCTCTGGCAATTGCGCCAGCGTCTCGGCCAGGATCAGGACGGGATAGGGCGCGTCCAGCGCCCGCGTCACGGCTTGCAGCGCGGCGCCCTTGTTGCGCAGCTTGTCAGGGTCCTCGGCTGTGATCTCGACAACGCAGAGATCTGGGGTGCCATCGACGGTCGGATCCGCATCTTTCAGCAAAGCGGCGGTCCAGACCAGCGCCGCGTCCGGCAGGATCGCGGTCTCGAGCAT
It encodes:
- a CDS encoding carbon-nitrogen hydrolase family protein, which encodes MPRPLDIACLQLRPMPSMDAALSEVLPLANEAVTGGAQMLFLPEYCGGLCSDGPAVAPPSAPEGDHPFLAAMQAFAAEKNVWINVGSIAVDGPDGRIINRGFMLTPQGEIAGRYDKIHLFDIQLSKDETYRESDRVDPGKCAVIHDTPLARIGHTICYDLRFAHLFRSLAQGGAEILACPAAFTAKTGAAHWHVLTRARAIETTRFVVSAAMTGPIPGGGETYGHSLIVDPWGTVLADGGEGPGVVAARIDLDMVTQTAARIPSLTNDADFARV
- a CDS encoding recombinase family protein, translated to MLQTVRKTRTVIYARFSSDMQTAASIDDQIRVCTALASSLDLTVVQIYRDDAISGATDMRPGFQGVMQAAMSGKIDVVVAESLDRLSRDLEHISGFYKRMQYLGVEIVTKAEGTITNYHIGIGGMMNELFLKNLAQKTHRGLEGRVRNGKSAGGKSYGYGILRSPLPNGTFTTGDLVINEVEADITRRIFSDYAAGQSARRIVTALNEEGIPAPRAKTWSFSTISGNWKRGTGILNNDLYIGERIWNRQRFVKCPQTGKRQALPNPPEAWVRETVPDLQIIHQDLWDQVKARQGATRKEILTARDEDNGPQAHKARRPRYLLSGTVECSDCGAGYIMISADRMGCSAARNRGTCDNRKTIRRIDLEERVLNGMRQRLMTPEMITTFVETYQEETRKGKCDAKAARVKTEHDLRAATREIDNIVEAIAKGMFQASMKAKMDALEARKAELEGALATLPEEDTVLLHPGLADLFRKKVEDLVTSLNDPGIKTEAGELLRSLIEKIILTPADDAPNGHLISLQGELAGILSFCDKDIGTNANARSRATGVRQVTMVAGVGFEPATFRL
- a CDS encoding plasmid recombination protein, which gives rise to MSIHPDFDNPQSAAIGSTPIVLRFQGLYPNDLGRFQMHDARRGGDLSHVDPGSTALNEHLFGEEGWKETLLAEVDQAKRQNIHAHVAAQMAKSRKKEARGIQEQGLVDPWMCRSHGPLREGILTVNKKWFGGTGHADWDPKQVDRFRRTALAFLQQHFPGGQLRYASGHADEEAYHIHFVIAVWRERITVNRGQQILLQASMNPLLGNYEYAQDLAGDWFDALGITRGARHAEARREAKRNEEPVPAKRRHVPPSEWRAEQQKLTQAEAQQTLAAASQTAETIVEEGRTLAKATVRKSRKRAIKEARERKEKAAREAKVETEVAARQRDALAREAAQIKGAAEAAEQEKNDAEAMLVRAEGKVSVVMKRLQSETDRLRALNTEHGMEVERIQALRVEKFEEEAARDRAREEVSAAVMTKDEVMQRVQAAQKDLEQLQDRTAAEGAEETAARDSAKFAKDQNAAEELILEATKRKREEEEAKLKAAKVEVKAAETAAADVERTADAVADAIELIADGVFQSNGDPGSAPKLGWGFGAPQGKDERAGILDRVRLAGPFIGRLAQMVKEAVQAVLATERAELAKEAAFVAGLRADWDADQKARLDGLSNMYGPD